One genomic region from Candidatus Chlorobium masyuteum encodes:
- a CDS encoding addiction module protein: MDAVLIEKEALKLTLQERALLADHLLQTLGGEDDRVMKAWADEAERRLGLFLSGEIEAFDGKSVVDSLRKGLG, translated from the coding sequence ATGGATGCTGTATTAATTGAAAAAGAAGCATTGAAACTTACTCTCCAGGAAAGGGCTCTGCTTGCTGACCATCTTTTGCAGACGCTCGGGGGTGAAGATGACAGGGTCATGAAGGCCTGGGCCGATGAAGCGGAACGGCGTCTTGGCTTGTTTCTCAGCGGTGAAATTGAAGCGTTTGACGGAAAATCAGTCGTTGATTCCCTGCGGAAAGGTTTGGGATGA
- a CDS encoding fimbrial biogenesis chaperone has product MKRIVTLTILLLLSSLSWRLLCAEEPPGQVAVSPAMFEINIGSKPVNESIRIKNLKKNPVTLKVEVYNWTLDEQNKLKILPPDSQSLDQWMIINPVSFTIDPGNEQVIRFSIRPRTLPNPGEHRAVIYFAEQLSPTNPGGVEILFKLGVGVYGYAEKIQRSASLQGVTLDRASGTLKVDIQNSGNVHTRLKGEYALWKKDGFPGFKSIGSYMNWPRDKKRPDWFIGSGSMNNTPVLAGQRRTITTKFDPPDKNTGYIVTVSGTIDGKKIEKILQ; this is encoded by the coding sequence ATGAAACGCATTGTAACGCTCACTATCCTGCTACTGCTCTCCTCTCTGTCATGGAGGCTTCTTTGTGCTGAAGAGCCTCCGGGGCAGGTTGCGGTCTCTCCGGCCATGTTTGAGATCAACATTGGCTCAAAGCCGGTCAATGAGTCCATACGAATCAAGAATCTGAAAAAAAATCCGGTAACCCTCAAGGTCGAGGTTTACAACTGGACGCTTGACGAACAGAATAAACTGAAGATACTCCCGCCAGATTCCCAGTCGCTTGACCAGTGGATGATTATCAATCCCGTCAGCTTTACCATTGATCCGGGCAACGAACAGGTTATCAGATTCTCCATTCGCCCCCGTACGCTTCCAAATCCGGGTGAGCATCGCGCGGTTATCTATTTTGCTGAACAGCTTTCGCCGACAAACCCCGGTGGTGTTGAGATACTCTTCAAACTCGGAGTAGGAGTCTACGGCTATGCGGAGAAGATACAGCGTTCTGCATCATTGCAGGGCGTGACTCTTGACAGAGCTTCCGGCACACTGAAGGTGGATATTCAGAACAGCGGCAATGTTCATACCCGTCTGAAAGGGGAGTATGCCCTGTGGAAAAAAGACGGGTTCCCCGGATTTAAATCCATAGGAAGCTATATGAACTGGCCTCGTGATAAAAAGAGGCCGGATTGGTTTATTGGTTCCGGCAGTATGAACAACACCCCGGTACTTGCAGGCCAGAGGCGCACCATTACCACGAAATTTGACCCTCCTGACAAGAATACCGGCTACATTGTAACGGTGAGCGGCACGATTGATGGTAAAAAGATTGAAAAGATTTTACAGTAG
- a CDS encoding type II toxin-antitoxin system RelE/ParE family toxin — protein MNYRIISLAVEDLTGAVKYYESQCSGLGADFLDEFEASMNRICQCPEAWRVVSHNHRRALFRRFPYAVLYYHDGNEIVVSGVMSLRMDPERQKQRIEEI, from the coding sequence ATGAACTATCGCATCATTTCGCTCGCTGTCGAGGATTTGACCGGAGCAGTGAAATATTATGAAAGTCAATGCTCCGGTCTTGGAGCAGACTTTCTTGATGAATTCGAAGCATCAATGAACAGGATTTGCCAGTGCCCTGAGGCATGGCGAGTAGTGAGCCATAACCATCGCAGAGCGCTTTTTCGTCGGTTTCCCTACGCGGTACTTTACTACCATGACGGCAACGAGATTGTTGTTTCGGGTGTGATGAGTTTGCGGATGGATCCGGAGAGACAAAAGCAAAGAATCGAAGAAATATAA
- a CDS encoding alpha/beta hydrolase, producing MQEYSYQTTISARYLLHPPSASGPVPLLVGFHGYGERAEDALGLLSSIPGSAGWLCCAVEALHSFYRPDGSAGASWMTGRNREERIAENVHYVDGVIDRIKERFALQDRLVFHGFSQGVGMAWRAALLGRHRASALLLLGGDIPPELDLHGCTIRVHLARGNRDRIYSQEQFEHDKARLQHASIPFSAMLFSGGHKAGEEYFSEVSEFLSAE from the coding sequence ATGCAGGAGTACTCCTATCAGACAACAATCAGCGCAAGATATCTTCTCCACCCCCCCTCAGCATCAGGCCCGGTTCCACTTCTTGTGGGGTTTCACGGCTACGGTGAGCGGGCCGAAGATGCGCTTGGGCTGCTCTCTTCCATTCCCGGCTCTGCCGGATGGCTCTGCTGCGCAGTTGAAGCCCTTCACTCCTTTTATCGCCCCGACGGGAGTGCGGGAGCAAGCTGGATGACCGGCAGAAACCGTGAAGAGCGTATTGCCGAGAATGTTCACTATGTTGACGGGGTTATCGACCGTATAAAAGAGCGGTTTGCTCTGCAGGACCGGCTCGTTTTTCACGGCTTTTCCCAGGGGGTCGGCATGGCCTGGCGTGCGGCCCTGCTTGGCCGGCACCGGGCGTCAGCTCTTCTGCTGCTCGGTGGCGACATCCCCCCGGAGCTTGACCTTCATGGCTGCACGATTCGGGTGCATCTGGCGAGAGGAAACCGCGACAGGATTTACTCACAGGAGCAGTTTGAGCATGATAAGGCAAGGCTTCAGCATGCTTCGATCCCTTTTTCTGCAATGCTGTTCAGTGGAGGTCACAAAGCAGGGGAGGAGTATTTTTCTGAGGTATCGGAGTTTCTTTCAGCGGAGTGA
- a CDS encoding cytochrome c biogenesis protein, giving the protein MVIDFNTAAILAMVCWALGSLLDLFSRKTAALKLPAFLIAFGGTMVMVAYIAIYWSFLGRPPLRTLGETRLWYAALIPLAGFLVEYRWKISWLKYYCMALAGFFLVINLLHPEVFDKTLMPALQSPWFIPHVVVYLVGYVLLAASSVAALHNVSLQLRSKKNDAGETAAHYLALLGFVLLTFGLIFGALWAKEAWGHYWTWDPKETWAFLSWLAYLGYLHAFRYKIDRGKLQWYLALSFIVLLVCWFGVNYLPSAQNSVHTYTQS; this is encoded by the coding sequence ATGGTTATTGATTTTAACACTGCGGCCATTCTGGCCATGGTCTGCTGGGCTTTGGGCTCACTGCTTGATCTCTTTTCGCGCAAAACCGCAGCACTGAAACTTCCGGCTTTTCTGATTGCATTCGGCGGGACGATGGTCATGGTGGCATACATTGCCATCTACTGGAGTTTTCTCGGCCGTCCCCCCCTCAGAACACTTGGTGAAACCAGGCTCTGGTATGCCGCCCTGATTCCTCTTGCAGGATTTCTGGTTGAGTACCGCTGGAAAATTTCCTGGCTGAAGTACTACTGTATGGCGCTTGCAGGATTTTTTCTTGTCATTAACCTGCTGCATCCCGAAGTGTTTGACAAGACGCTCATGCCTGCGCTCCAGAGCCCCTGGTTTATTCCCCATGTTGTGGTCTATCTTGTCGGTTATGTGCTGCTTGCCGCATCTTCGGTGGCCGCACTGCATAATGTCTCGCTTCAGTTGCGCTCCAAAAAAAATGATGCCGGCGAAACGGCTGCGCACTATCTTGCTCTGCTTGGCTTTGTGCTTCTGACCTTCGGCCTGATATTCGGTGCGCTCTGGGCCAAGGAGGCATGGGGCCACTACTGGACATGGGATCCAAAAGAGACCTGGGCGTTTCTCTCCTGGCTTGCCTATCTCGGTTATCTTCATGCATTCCGATACAAGATTGACCGTGGAAAACTCCAGTGGTACCTTGCGCTCTCGTTTATCGTACTGCTGGTCTGCTGGTTCGGCGTAAACTATCTGCCTTCGGCACAGAACAGCGTTCATACCTATACGCAAAGCTGA
- a CDS encoding DUF1566 domain-containing protein → MSLFNKLFGEKSYPSPDIKIGAQYGGGIIFFIDQTGVHGLIAAKSDMEGSSPCIAAMKGLSEGLFNWPDAVEACRKSETGGFRDWILPDKEQLNQLYLHKRVVGGFVHESATYWSSSESLDGGGWIKAGIWIKDFSSFGCQSAEPKDSYNRVRAIRVF, encoded by the coding sequence ATGTCTTTGTTCAACAAACTTTTCGGAGAGAAATCATACCCTTCACCCGACATCAAAATCGGCGCGCAATATGGCGGCGGGATTATCTTTTTTATCGACCAGACAGGAGTGCACGGTTTGATAGCGGCAAAATCCGATATGGAGGGGTCCTCTCCGTGCATCGCAGCCATGAAAGGGTTGTCTGAAGGGTTGTTTAACTGGCCGGACGCTGTGGAGGCATGCAGAAAATCGGAAACCGGCGGATTCCGCGACTGGATTCTGCCAGACAAGGAGCAGTTGAACCAGCTCTATCTTCATAAGCGGGTTGTAGGCGGTTTTGTGCATGAATCAGCCACCTACTGGAGCTCCTCGGAGAGCCTTGACGGAGGGGGCTGGATAAAAGCCGGAATCTGGATAAAAGATTTCAGCTCTTTTGGTTGCCAGAGCGCCGAACCAAAGGACTCCTACAACCGTGTCCGCGCCATCCGGGTGTTTTGA
- a CDS encoding carboxypeptidase-like regulatory domain-containing protein, whose protein sequence is MQRYLFVVLHIALFALFSSSVAIAEEAGSLPAPPSVTTATPSVQLSPSTAQVSSGMERLLVGIYINNRLEKEDTVFRENREYWIPFSLFLDKTGLKEERRSAGTAFYPTNIGIISFNTARLKEFDAVPCISFTDLKTTFLASPEFNQQLFAVMLTIPWSAGSPRKMTIRTADILAPDRSISFIGIEASADYDFNSDVNRNLQIASGGRLLNGVWNVTAATERGSAFTPSRYHWTTFNNKLALRIGTGYTGSYSLIGSTNMTGVQIGWNNHSIMRQLDAGQDNASELFLNIDANQLRTIEGNGPPASIAELRFDGEVFQRQRIGLDGKFFFENVRMSTDLRKTEVYIYLRSINEKPVKVIDFSQSVAGRALPQGELLIRGGLGKTGNLLIQQERVNNADAAFGNVLYGLHSRITLEAAMQLNPSAQSSDLLLGTILSPGANWNAALYGARSNERGAADFRLEGHYTNWTAAYWGTIRQDRFAYDFQERDINHLFRWGASPFRQLGVQIIAHYEKLGDRWPAHYVLPAVSLYPFSRLTLSATPDDFENYRYEAGIRIGDYNTLRSIYQNDIISLDYQRNFSDHFNVRLLNDYHRIYKTNITNLLLNWYPRNNTNDLIETAISRSASSFGVAGSWTRYINTGLRVALQYSYQMKTVANITMGDVNANMIMPETLKNVALSLSWDLGWSNRGLFPINRNAVTLTRGAIAGSLDIGNETKLSASDINNISILLNGRQMQQQQIDGSFFIGSLKPGIYNVAVDPEKLPIELAVDQKERKVEVKSGAVTALTIPVYAEFGVAGFVGDSSGNGIANVLLEVSGKEGISSVKSLTNEFGYYRADTLRSGTYRITPVSVGNRPIANPRPVDITIKDDFLFDVNMTIVVPPLPPVEVPVAEPAP, encoded by the coding sequence ATGCAGCGCTATCTTTTTGTTGTTCTCCATATCGCACTTTTTGCGCTCTTCTCTTCCTCTGTGGCAATAGCGGAAGAAGCAGGCTCTTTGCCTGCCCCGCCGTCAGTTACAACAGCCACTCCTTCCGTTCAGCTGTCGCCATCCACTGCACAGGTTTCTTCGGGTATGGAGCGGCTGCTTGTCGGTATTTATATTAATAACCGCCTGGAAAAAGAGGACACTGTTTTTCGTGAAAACAGGGAGTACTGGATTCCGTTTTCACTCTTTCTTGACAAAACGGGGTTAAAAGAGGAGCGACGGAGTGCCGGAACAGCCTTTTATCCGACGAATATCGGCATTATCAGTTTCAACACAGCCAGGCTGAAAGAGTTTGATGCGGTTCCATGCATCTCTTTTACGGATCTTAAAACCACCTTTCTTGCCTCTCCGGAGTTTAACCAGCAACTTTTTGCTGTTATGCTCACCATCCCCTGGAGTGCCGGTTCACCGAGAAAAATGACGATCAGAACGGCCGATATCCTGGCTCCGGATCGCTCCATCTCATTTATCGGCATCGAAGCTTCAGCCGACTATGACTTTAACTCGGATGTCAATCGTAATCTGCAGATCGCAAGCGGAGGAAGGCTCTTGAACGGTGTCTGGAATGTCACTGCCGCGACCGAAAGAGGATCGGCATTTACCCCTTCACGCTATCATTGGACGACCTTCAACAATAAACTTGCTCTTCGTATCGGTACCGGGTATACCGGAAGTTATTCTCTGATCGGTTCGACAAACATGACCGGTGTGCAGATTGGCTGGAATAACCATTCGATTATGCGCCAGCTTGATGCCGGGCAGGATAATGCAAGCGAGCTGTTTTTAAATATTGATGCAAACCAGTTACGGACTATTGAGGGCAACGGCCCACCCGCAAGTATCGCTGAACTGCGCTTTGACGGTGAGGTTTTTCAGCGCCAGCGCATTGGTCTGGACGGCAAGTTCTTTTTTGAGAACGTCCGGATGTCGACAGACCTTCGTAAAACAGAGGTCTATATCTATCTTCGTTCCATCAATGAAAAACCGGTAAAGGTCATTGACTTCAGCCAGTCAGTTGCGGGAAGGGCTCTGCCACAGGGAGAACTGCTGATTCGTGGCGGTCTGGGAAAAACCGGAAACCTGCTCATCCAGCAGGAGCGGGTTAACAATGCAGATGCAGCTTTCGGTAATGTGCTCTATGGCCTGCACAGCAGAATTACCCTTGAAGCCGCAATGCAGTTGAACCCGTCAGCTCAGTCCTCGGATCTGCTTCTCGGAACAATACTCTCTCCCGGAGCAAACTGGAATGCCGCACTCTACGGAGCCCGTTCCAATGAACGCGGAGCTGCCGATTTCCGGCTTGAAGGCCACTATACGAACTGGACGGCTGCATACTGGGGAACCATACGCCAGGATCGTTTCGCCTATGATTTTCAGGAAAGAGATATCAATCATCTGTTCCGCTGGGGAGCATCTCCTTTCCGGCAGTTGGGGGTGCAGATTATTGCGCACTACGAAAAACTGGGGGATCGCTGGCCTGCCCATTATGTTCTGCCCGCTGTCAGCCTCTATCCTTTTTCCCGGCTTACACTCAGTGCGACTCCTGATGATTTTGAGAACTACCGTTATGAGGCCGGCATCCGGATAGGTGACTACAATACCCTGCGGAGCATTTATCAAAATGATATTATCTCTCTCGATTATCAGCGCAATTTCAGTGACCACTTTAATGTTCGCCTGTTAAACGATTATCACCGTATCTATAAAACAAATATCACCAATCTGTTACTCAACTGGTACCCTAGAAACAATACCAATGACCTTATTGAGACAGCAATTTCCCGTTCAGCATCATCGTTCGGTGTTGCCGGATCATGGACGCGTTATATCAATACCGGACTCAGGGTTGCCCTGCAGTATAGCTATCAGATGAAAACCGTCGCCAATATTACCATGGGTGATGTGAATGCCAACATGATTATGCCCGAGACACTGAAAAATGTTGCACTCTCTTTATCATGGGATCTTGGATGGTCGAACCGGGGGCTCTTTCCCATCAATCGAAATGCTGTTACCCTTACAAGAGGAGCTATTGCAGGATCCCTTGATATTGGCAATGAGACAAAACTCTCCGCTTCCGACATCAATAATATCAGCATTCTGCTCAATGGCCGTCAGATGCAGCAGCAACAGATTGATGGATCATTTTTTATCGGAAGTCTGAAGCCCGGTATCTATAATGTTGCCGTTGATCCCGAAAAACTGCCTATTGAGCTGGCGGTTGATCAGAAAGAGAGGAAAGTGGAAGTTAAAAGCGGAGCGGTTACGGCGCTCACCATTCCGGTTTATGCGGAGTTCGGTGTTGCAGGATTTGTCGGTGACTCCTCCGGCAACGGTATTGCCAATGTCCTGCTCGAAGTATCCGGCAAGGAGGGCATATCTTCTGTCAAGTCCTTGACCAACGAGTTCGGTTACTATCGTGCCGATACCCTTCGCAGCGGAACATACCGCATCACTCCGGTATCGGTCGGAAACCGCCCGATTGCAAATCCCCGCCCGGTTGATATAACGATCAAGGATGATTTCCTTTTTGATGTCAATATGACTATTGTTGTTCCTCCCCTTCCGCCGGTAGAGGTTCCCGTCGCGGAACCTGCACCCTGA
- a CDS encoding cytochrome c biogenesis protein ResB, which produces MVVVRRRWFQAPWEFREAFLVTAMVIIAGFFVEYLGAGGGIPLLHLPVNAIALVIFALTVLGAGLAFRNSAVVQWLGGIPLGLALIFAIAVLSLIGGIVPQGEALAGSLTAMLRINQIFSSWPFLLTVLFFLANLGLGLSWKLFPFSMKNLQFILFHAGFWLALSCGIFGSTDLQRFVVPIEIGKANNLGYSMNSDTPQQLPFSIFLQNFSLEEYPPQLLLYDPQNDKLLVERSQAIIQVRKGVTASWKGVEVEVVDYLPYGLRGSDGEPQAADRKAGMPFAKVRISSGGAPFDAWISTGSPMLKPDAADLGGILLIMVPGSPKSFNSAVSIQGENGEQKTATLGVNQPLSFNGWKLYQMGYDEKMGKWSQLSLIEVIRDPWLPAVYLGLFMIMAGNILFFWNGIKHSEVA; this is translated from the coding sequence ATGGTTGTTGTCCGGCGTCGGTGGTTTCAGGCCCCCTGGGAGTTCAGGGAGGCATTTCTTGTTACCGCAATGGTCATTATTGCGGGTTTTTTTGTTGAGTATCTGGGCGCAGGGGGTGGTATTCCGCTGCTCCATCTGCCGGTTAACGCCATAGCCCTTGTTATTTTCGCTCTTACGGTACTCGGTGCTGGCCTGGCGTTCAGGAACAGCGCTGTTGTCCAGTGGCTGGGCGGTATCCCCCTCGGACTTGCTCTTATTTTTGCAATTGCCGTGCTCTCCCTGATCGGAGGCATTGTACCTCAGGGAGAGGCTCTTGCCGGTTCACTCACAGCCATGCTGCGGATTAACCAGATTTTTTCAAGCTGGCCTTTTCTTCTGACGGTGCTCTTTTTTCTTGCCAATCTCGGCCTCGGTCTCTCCTGGAAGCTCTTTCCGTTCAGTATGAAGAATCTTCAGTTTATTCTTTTTCATGCCGGTTTCTGGCTGGCACTCTCCTGCGGTATTTTCGGCAGTACCGATCTTCAGCGTTTTGTTGTGCCGATTGAGATAGGAAAAGCCAATAACCTCGGTTATTCGATGAACAGCGATACCCCGCAGCAGCTCCCTTTTTCCATCTTTCTTCAGAACTTCTCCCTTGAAGAGTATCCTCCCCAGCTTCTGCTCTATGATCCGCAAAACGACAAGCTTCTCGTTGAACGCTCTCAGGCGATTATTCAGGTTCGCAAGGGTGTAACGGCATCATGGAAGGGCGTGGAGGTTGAGGTGGTTGATTATCTGCCCTATGGACTTCGTGGCAGTGACGGCGAGCCTCAGGCGGCTGACCGCAAGGCGGGCATGCCTTTTGCAAAAGTGAGGATCAGCTCCGGCGGGGCTCCTTTTGATGCATGGATCAGTACCGGTAGTCCGATGCTGAAGCCTGATGCGGCTGATCTTGGCGGGATTCTGCTCATCATGGTTCCCGGATCGCCGAAGTCCTTCAACTCTGCTGTATCCATTCAGGGCGAAAACGGTGAGCAGAAAACCGCAACGCTCGGAGTTAACCAGCCGTTATCGTTTAATGGATGGAAGCTCTATCAGATGGGCTATGATGAGAAAATGGGCAAGTGGTCCCAGCTCAGTCTGATCGAAGTCATCCGTGACCCTTGGCTTCCGGCGGTCTATCTTGGTTTATTCATGATCATGGCGGGAAATATTCTGTTTTTCTGGAATGGCATTAAACATTCAGAGGTTGCATAA